The Pedobacter ginsengisoli region CGTTTAATCTTGCCGGCGCTTCCTGAAACTGATTAACAAGTCCAACCGTATGTATATTTCTTCTGATAAAATGTCCCGCTTCCTGCAAAGGATTAGAGAAATAATGTGCATCTACATCAAAATAAAAAGAACACCATTCTTTTTCCTGCCATTGCTTAAAAAACTTTTCTTCCGCTCTCGACAAGGCATTAAAACCAACAAATACAGTATGTTTAAATGTTTTTAAAAACGAGGGATCAGAGTCCTTGCCTTCAGCCAGATTACGGTACATCCGGGCATTGGTAACCAGATCCTCTTTTGCTAATCGGGCATGAAAATTAACATATAGCGCCGGCATTCTTTGCCAAAGCTCTATAAACCTTTCCTGCATCTGGTTTTGCTTTTTTGCCGAAAAAGAGCCCCAGAATGTTCGCATGAACTGTAGCTGATCCTCATCAAAATTTGGAAATTGCAACTGCAGCTCTGCTATATCTTCAATTAAGCCAAATATCTCGTTAGCATTGGCCAGATAATAATCTACCTGACTAAAATCTCCAAGAATTATTTCTGCCAGCGGATAAAACTCATCCGGCGAAACACTGTCTTTACCTTCAGATTTTAGCAGCTCATTATAACAGGTATATAAAACAAAGAATTGTTTAAGCTGACCCGCGGGAACAAGTGTCGTACCCAGCGAAAGAAACTCTTGAATAGTATACATCTGAGGGCTCCAGATTGGTTTACCACTCACTTCTGCGAGATATTTCTTTAAATAGAGCTGAGGCCTCTTATTATTAAAAACAACAGCAACATCCTGTAATTCATTCCCAAAACGGTCTAAAAGATCGGCAGCTACCCTGTTTAAAAATTTTCCTTCGTTCACACTTTTCATTACGATACTTTTAATAAATTTCCTGTTTCGGCATACCAGATGTAAGCATCTATCTCCTTAAACTCATCCATCTTTAACAGGTTGTCCCTGTACTGCTTTATGTCTTCTATATACTTATTATGAGGGGCTCCAAATTTAAAATCAAGCAAAATAGCCTTATCTTCCATTACAAAAAGCTTATCAGGCCGTTTTACTTCCCCTCCCTCCAAAATCATATCCCTTTCACTAATAATCCGGTTCGAATTCTTAAACCATCCGGCAATTTCCTGCTGACTTATTACATTTATTACCGCTTGCTTTACCTCATCCCGTTCAGCACGCCTAATCAGGCCTTCTTGTAACTTTACGGCAATTAATTTATCTAGGGCTGCCAAATCAGTAATGGTTTCCAAAATACTATGTAACACTACCCCTTTTCGTTGCCGGGCATTAAACCAGCCGTCATCCTTTTTTTGGTAATTAAATTTAGCCGTTAAACGCTCATTCACATAATAGTCAGACACTGTTATAGCCCTTTCATTTATTTCAGTCTCTTTTTTAATTGCCGGCTTTAATGTTCCAAAAGCCAACAAACTTTCATCAAGCACAAAACCGGATCCTTCTTCTGTTTTAAAGAGATTGAGTAATATGTTTTGAAGCTCATTTTTTATTGAGCTTTCTTTTTTCTTTTCTACAAGTGTAGTTTTAGGGCATACCAGGTACAAGTATTCTCTGGCTCTGGTGGTAGCTACGTATAATGTATTTAATGCATCCATATAGTTGAGCAGCATCTCTTCAAAGTACTCGCGGGCAAAAGCTGTTGATGCAAGTTTGCTGCTATAATCAACAGGCAAAGTGCTAAAGCTTTCAAAACCTGCCGCAGCGGCATCTACCCATAAAATCTTCTTGATAAATCCACTTGGTATATTTAATTTCCAATTCAGAAATGGAATAATTACTGCTTTAAACTCCAGTCCTTTCGATTTATGTATGGTCATGATCTGTACTGCATCCTGATCATCTGCAGCAGGCAAAGCTTTATTTAAGCCTTCCTCATCCCACCATTCCAGAAACATCCCTAAGCCTTGATCACCGCCCCCGGCAAAAGTTCCTATCTGATCCCTAAGTGCCATAATAAAAGGAATATGATGTTCATTGCTCCCAGTTCCCAACCCAAAAAACTGCACCAGTCTTTCCATAAGGCTGGTCATAGGCAATTGCCTGAAGCTTTCAAAGCCATCGCAGAAATCTTCAGGAAAATAGAGCTTAAGGTTTTGGATAGGTTGATTGGCAATATCCATCCAGTCCTGTGCAGTTAAGGTAACCTTTCTTTCTATCCCCTCAGGATTATTAATCTGGTTATATAATCTTGCACAGGTAGCTCTGTAAATCGCCTGTTCCTCTTCTCTGGCTACCAGCATTCTAAATATATTGACGAGGAGCTGGACGGCAAGGTTTGATGAAATCTTTAAAGCATCGCCAGAAATAACCTGAAATGTTTTGCCGGCTGCTGCTGATAAATCATCTTGTCTGCCCAGCAATGCAGAAATCATAGTTTCTGCCTCACGATTGGTTTTTACCAGCACACAAATATCCTTCATAGAAAACCCATAAACAGATAAGAGTTCAATTATTTTATCGACAGAATGGCCTTCTGCAAGCGGGCTTTCCTCTTCAGTATCTGTATCTTCTTCTTTATCAAGAAACTGAACCTCTATCTTACCACCATCCAAAGTTTGAGGAGTAACTTTTTGATCACTGCCTTCATAAGCACTAGCAATAATCTGGCTGTATTCCTGGTTCCAATAACTAATAAGATCCTCTCTTTCGGTATCGGCAAGCACCCCATTAAGCTGCCTTTGTAAAATAGAGGGTAAATGGGTATACAAAAAATTATTAAAGGCAATTATATTAGCCGCACTTCGTCTGTTAAACTCAAGGCTTTCCTCAGCAACATTATGTGCCTGAACATCGTGCTTTACATTGCTGTGCAGAATGCGCCAATCGCCACTACGCCATCTATATATAGATTGTTTTACATCACCCACAATAAGATGCTCGGCTGTATTGCCTTCAAATTCAGAAAGTGCATTTCTAATTAGAGGCAAAAAATTAAGCCATTGCATAGTACTGGTATCCTGAAACTCATCAAACAGAAAATGCTTATATCTGTTCCCTGTTTTTTCCCAGATAAAGGAAGGGTTTTCAGCGTCGGCACCTGTTATACCCACCAATAATTGCTGAGCATCACTTATAAGAAGGGCCTTGTTCTCGGCCCTGTAATTCTTTAATTGTTGTGCCATTTCCTGCATCAACCGTAAATAAGAACTATTTTTATGAATAGCCAGCCATGTTGAATATTGTTCAGCACCCTCCTGATAAAAAGCAACCATTTTTTTTAAGCCGGGATTAAGCTCATCATACAACTGCCTTACGCCAGATGTATCTTTTAATGATGCATGCGGCCACTGGTCAAAATCATCTACCATTACAGACAATGCCGGAAACCCGGTGTAGTCCTCATTTAGTATCTTATCCAGCTTAAATAATGGGTTTACAGATTTCCGGGCCAGCTCTTCCGGTAAAATACCTGAAAGATCAAATATGTATTTTAAATCAGCAGCCTGGTCTGACAAAGTTTTATTAAAAACTTTGATGCCAGAGGTAATAGTTTGTTTTAAAGCATTAAACTCTGTTGATCTATCCTCTCCCATAAGCAACATCGCTTCCTGAAAAGGGTAGTAACGCTCTTTAAAAATCTCGTTTGCCAGATCCTTTAAAGCACGCTGGTAATTCCAATCCTTACCATCGCTAATTCTGTCTATAGCTAATGCTGTTACCCATTCCAACAGTTCAGGGTCGGCTTCCATCTGCAAATTAAGTGCTTTAACCAACTCTTCCTTTACCTTATCATGGTTCATTTCCAGCTTGTAACCACTGTCAAGATTTAGCTCAAAAGCAAAACTCCTGATCACCTTTTGCACAAAGCCATCAATTGTACTTACAGAAAATCTGCCAAAATCATGAAGAATGTTGCTGTAAATTTGCTGCGCCCTTGCCTTAATATCCTGATCTGAAAGTTCAGGATAGCTCTCCTTTAGCAGAGGTTTAAAATCCGAAGGATCCCCATTTGCTATTGCCTGTAAAGCACCTAATATTCGTTCCTTCATTTCGGCTGTTGCCTTATTTGTAAAAGTAACAGCTAGAATTTCCTTGTATTTACCAGGCCCACTAAATAAAAGTGTAAGGTAATGAAGGGTTAGGCTAAAAGTCTTACCCGATCCGGCAGATGCTCTAAGCAATTTTAAAGGTGGTTGAGGCATTACGTAAAGCTATAACTTATTTGGAAAAATATGACTACAAATAAAATCTACTATTTAACTAGAGAATATTAAACTGGTATTACAATTGATATTAGCTATTCTATTAATTTTGCAATTAAATTATTGAATAATGAAAAGGATAGCCTTAATACTACTTATCGCAATAGCAACAGTAGGCTCAAGCTCTGCACAAGAGAAAAAAGAAGCAGTACATATATACAATCCCCAGGCTAATGCCCGTGCAGATATTGATGGCGCAGTAGCAAAAGCAAAAAAAGAAGGAAAACATGTGTTTCTGCAAATTGGCGGAAACTGGTGCGGCTGGTGTATTGCTTTCCATAAAATGGTTGATAACACACCTGCATTAAAGCAATTTATTAATGAAAATTATGAAGTTGTCTTAGTGAATTATAGTCAGGAAAATAAAAATGAGGCTGTGCTTGCCAGTCTTAATTACCCTCAGCGCTTCGGTTTTCCGGTTTTTGTAATCCTT contains the following coding sequences:
- a CDS encoding thioredoxin family protein, whose product is MKRIALILLIAIATVGSSSAQEKKEAVHIYNPQANARADIDGAVAKAKKEGKHVFLQIGGNWCGWCIAFHKMVDNTPALKQFINENYEVVLVNYSQENKNEAVLASLNYPQRFGFPVFVILDGNGKLLHTQNSAYLETDETDVNGKKKTGHSVKAVTDFLKNWTAKAVDPETYKQQKVK
- a CDS encoding UvrD-helicase domain-containing protein, whose translation is MPQPPLKLLRASAGSGKTFSLTLHYLTLLFSGPGKYKEILAVTFTNKATAEMKERILGALQAIANGDPSDFKPLLKESYPELSDQDIKARAQQIYSNILHDFGRFSVSTIDGFVQKVIRSFAFELNLDSGYKLEMNHDKVKEELVKALNLQMEADPELLEWVTALAIDRISDGKDWNYQRALKDLANEIFKERYYPFQEAMLLMGEDRSTEFNALKQTITSGIKVFNKTLSDQAADLKYIFDLSGILPEELARKSVNPLFKLDKILNEDYTGFPALSVMVDDFDQWPHASLKDTSGVRQLYDELNPGLKKMVAFYQEGAEQYSTWLAIHKNSSYLRLMQEMAQQLKNYRAENKALLISDAQQLLVGITGADAENPSFIWEKTGNRYKHFLFDEFQDTSTMQWLNFLPLIRNALSEFEGNTAEHLIVGDVKQSIYRWRSGDWRILHSNVKHDVQAHNVAEESLEFNRRSAANIIAFNNFLYTHLPSILQRQLNGVLADTEREDLISYWNQEYSQIIASAYEGSDQKVTPQTLDGGKIEVQFLDKEEDTDTEEESPLAEGHSVDKIIELLSVYGFSMKDICVLVKTNREAETMISALLGRQDDLSAAAGKTFQVISGDALKISSNLAVQLLVNIFRMLVAREEEQAIYRATCARLYNQINNPEGIERKVTLTAQDWMDIANQPIQNLKLYFPEDFCDGFESFRQLPMTSLMERLVQFFGLGTGSNEHHIPFIMALRDQIGTFAGGGDQGLGMFLEWWDEEGLNKALPAADDQDAVQIMTIHKSKGLEFKAVIIPFLNWKLNIPSGFIKKILWVDAAAAGFESFSTLPVDYSSKLASTAFAREYFEEMLLNYMDALNTLYVATTRAREYLYLVCPKTTLVEKKKESSIKNELQNILLNLFKTEEGSGFVLDESLLAFGTLKPAIKKETEINERAITVSDYYVNERLTAKFNYQKKDDGWFNARQRKGVVLHSILETITDLAALDKLIAVKLQEGLIRRAERDEVKQAVINVISQQEIAGWFKNSNRIISERDMILEGGEVKRPDKLFVMEDKAILLDFKFGAPHNKYIEDIKQYRDNLLKMDEFKEIDAYIWYAETGNLLKVS